In one Gopherus evgoodei ecotype Sinaloan lineage chromosome 1, rGopEvg1_v1.p, whole genome shotgun sequence genomic region, the following are encoded:
- the FOLH1B gene encoding putative N-acetylated-alpha-linked acidic dipeptidase isoform X2 translates to MGINCTGKIVIARYGKIFRGNKVKNAELVGAKGVILYSDPADYCAPGVDSFPNGWNLPGGGAQRGNVLNLNGVGDPLTPGYPAKEYTYRYEEARAVGLPKLPVHPIGYNDAEKLLRDMGGPAPPDSSWKGSLNVSYNIGPGFMSRYSTRMVKMHIHSSNKVTRIYNVIGTIRGATEPDRYVILGGHRDSWVFGGVDPQSGAAVVHEIVRSYGKLKKEGWRPRRTIIFASWDAEEFGLLGSTEWAEENTKLLQARGVAYINADSSVEGNYTLRIDCTPLMYSLVYSLTREIPSPDEGFKGKSLYESWHEKNPSTEYKDVPRINKLGSGNDFEVFFQRLGIASGRARYSKNWRVEKYSSYPVYHSVYETYEIVERFYDPTFKNHLTVAQVRGGLVFELADSVVLPFDCRDYAEALRNYVQVIYNLSKNHQMGLTTYSVSFDSLFSAANNFTEAATDFHRRLQQVDINNPIAVRALNDQLMFLERAFIDPLGLPGRPFYRHIIFAPSSHNKYAGESFPGIYDAMFDIENKADQHKAWEEVKRQISIAAFTVQAAAGTLKDLA, encoded by the exons atgggaattAACTGTACTGGAAAGATTGTCATTGCCAGATATGGGAAAATCTTCAGAGGAAATAAG GTTAAGAATGCTGAGCTGGTTGGTGCCAAGGGAGTTATTCTGTATTCAGACCCTGCTGACTACTGCGCCCCTGGAGTAGATTCCTTTCCAAATGGCTGGAACCTTCCTGGAGGTGGAGCCCAGCGCGGGAATGTGTTAAATCTGAATGGGGTAGGGGATCCTCTCACGCCAGGGTATCCAGCAAAAG AGTACACCTACCGATATGAAGAAGCCAGGGCTGTAGGTCTTCCGAAACTTCCAGTCCATCCCATTGGTTACAATGATGCTGAAAAGTTATTACG TGACATGGGAGGACCTGCCCCACCAGACAGCAGTTGGAAAGGAAGCCTGAATGTGTCTTACAACATTGGTCCTGGTTTCATGAGCCGTTACTCCACAAG AATGGTCAAAATGCACATTCACAGTAGCAATAAAGTGACAAGAATTTACAACGTGATCGGTACCATCAGAGGAGCAACAGAACCAG ACAGATACGTCATCCTGGGAGGCCACCGTGACTCCTGGGTCTTTGGTGGAGTTGATCCTCAGAGCGGGGCAGCTGTGGTTCATGAGATTGTGAGAAGTTATGGGAAATTGAAGAAGGAAG GATGGAGGCCCAGAAGAACAATAATATTTGCAAGCTGGGATGCGGAGGAATTTGGCTTGCTTGGATCTACAGAGTGGGCTGAG GAAAATACCAAACTATTACAAGCACGTGGGGTGGCCTATATCAATGCTGATTCCTCAGTTGAAG GAAACTACACTCTGAGAATTGATTGTACTCCACTGATGTACAGCCTCGTGTACAGCTTGACCAGAGAG ATACCAAGCCCAGATGAGGGGTTTAAAGGCAAATCACTTTATGAGAGTTGGCATGAAAAAAACCCATCTACAGAATATAAAGATGTCCCCAG AATAAATAAGCTGGGTTCTGGCAATGACTTTGAAGTCTTTTTTCAGCGGCTTGGCATTGCTTCAGGCAGAGCACGTTACAGCAAAAACTGG agagtgGAAAAATACAGTAGCTACCCAGTTTACCACAGTGTCTATGAGACCTATGAGATTGTGGAGAGATTTTATGATCCGACTTTTAAGAATCACCTGACAGTGGCACAGGTACGAGGAGGGCTGGTATTTGAACTAGCCGACTCTGTGGTCCTTCCTTTTGACTGCAGAGATTACGCAGAGGCTTTAAGGAACTATGTTCAAGTCATCTATAATTTGTCAAAGAATCATCAAATGGGACTGACAACGTACAGCGTGTCGTTTG ATTCTCTCTTCTCTGCTGCAAATAATTTTACAGAAGCTGCCACTGACTTTCACAGGAGACTGCAGCAAGTAGACATCAATAA CCCAATCGCTGTAAGAGCATTGAATGATCAGCTCATGTTTTTAGAAAGGGCTTTTATTGATCCTCTTGGTTTACCTGGCAGGCCATTCTACAG GCACATTATTTTTGCTCCGAGCAGCCACAACAAGTACGCTGGAGAGTCATTCCCAGGGATCTACGATGCCATGTTTGATATAGAAAACAAAGCAGATCAGCACAAAGCCTGGGAAGAAGTAAAGAGGCAGATCTCCATTGCAGCCTTCACcgtgcaggctgcagcagggacgCTGAAGGACCTCGCATAA